A genomic window from Coraliomargarita parva includes:
- a CDS encoding DUF4212 domain-containing protein, with translation MSTNSPRAHRRACLQVTLLLLAVWFLISFGAAILFRDWVDAHFPEVGHAPFGFWMAQQGSIVGFILILISYALLMNRLDRKHGYREDK, from the coding sequence ATGTCTACGAATTCCCCCCGCGCGCATCGCCGTGCCTGCTTGCAAGTCACTCTACTGCTACTCGCCGTGTGGTTTCTGATTAGCTTTGGAGCCGCGATTCTTTTCCGGGACTGGGTGGATGCCCATTTTCCGGAAGTCGGGCACGCTCCCTTCGGATTTTGGATGGCGCAGCAAGGATCCATCGTAGGGTTCATCCTCATTCTGATCAGCTATGCGCTGTTGATGAACCGGCTGGACCGCAAACACGGCTATCGCGAAGACAAATAA